One genomic region from Candidatus Neomarinimicrobiota bacterium encodes:
- a CDS encoding spermidine synthase gives MKNLQISRSTLYHIYISLFFLSGFSGLIYESIWTHYLKLLLGHAAYSQALVLVIFMGGMALGAWVTARYSTNIVNLFLGYAIVEGIIGLYGIFFHAIFTRVSDLIYFSITPGLNSLYLVSACKWVAASSIIFPSAVLLGSTFPLMSAGLIRNSPEDSGRSLAVLYFSNSLGASIGVLMSGFVFINYLGFEGTTQIAGLLNIFIALIVWLTGREKDYSANNLSSMSHQKEKMPSQILVLMLLACAVFTGVASFIYEIVWIRMLSLVLGSSTHAFELMLSAFILGLAIGAFWIKSKIGQLKNPLITLGIIQILMGLLALSTLMVYSQTFYLMEYMFNALRPTNQGYLLYTLFSHGICLLVMLPATICAGMTLPIISYYLISNNAGEGAIGKVYALNTVGAIGGVLLAYQLISFWGVKNLIIFGSGIDIIVGLALLWKMMAITNRKYWSFIATGTMAVIAFNFLFIQLDPNKMTSGVFRWGHLGGKREVVFHKDGKTASIDLTFANDKYVILTNGKPEASISTTSVPSMDEFTQVFSAALPASLHSAPKSVAVIGMGSGMTTNVILKDPGIERCDIIEIEPAMVEAASLLNNLTNTEIEDSRINIVVEDARTFFSYKKNKYDLIISEPSNPWVSGVSNLFTKEFYHLIKKSVNEDGLFIQWMHLYEMNIYLLLTVIDAVSLNFNDYAVYTVQGDILIVANTNGKLPEPSERIFTIPELDSTLTRCGFNSIQDLRLAKLGTREIFDSLLDAYDVIPNSDYFPILDLNASKALYLRQNANELMFLRTINLPIIPVLEGAFNTSEDLSNTDKLSIVRNDRSPIRRNAFTAKEIYDYFAASKNGSILPKINASNLKMIESVSSANYRCDGNSLNTIWFEALQTLAVRTLPYLSSNEMEIILNNIQSMKCFDKLSDETLQWFNLYTAVSRNDFNNILKFSSELLSKEIDSSVTVPLSSHFYLLTAAMLASIALDDNEGALSIFEKYKPSNFQSIVLTLLSNYAMQKHYLSDSQIQSDSLTTF, from the coding sequence ATGAAAAATCTTCAAATAAGTAGATCAACGCTCTATCATATATACATTTCACTCTTCTTTCTTTCGGGCTTTTCAGGTCTTATCTATGAATCAATCTGGACTCACTACCTGAAGTTATTATTAGGTCACGCAGCTTATTCGCAGGCGCTTGTTTTGGTAATCTTTATGGGTGGCATGGCACTGGGAGCGTGGGTTACAGCAAGATATAGCACAAACATAGTCAATTTGTTTCTAGGCTATGCAATAGTTGAAGGAATAATAGGTTTATATGGTATCTTTTTTCATGCAATATTTACCCGAGTATCAGATTTAATATATTTTTCAATAACCCCCGGCCTTAATTCATTATATTTAGTTAGCGCTTGTAAATGGGTGGCTGCATCATCCATTATATTCCCCTCAGCAGTTTTGCTTGGTTCTACATTCCCTCTCATGAGTGCAGGTTTAATCCGAAATTCTCCAGAGGACTCTGGAAGATCACTTGCTGTACTTTATTTCTCCAACAGTTTAGGTGCATCAATAGGAGTGTTAATGAGTGGGTTTGTATTTATTAATTATCTAGGCTTCGAAGGCACAACTCAAATTGCTGGTTTGTTGAACATATTCATTGCTCTAATCGTCTGGTTGACTGGCCGAGAAAAAGACTATTCAGCTAATAATTTGTCATCGATGAGTCATCAAAAAGAAAAAATGCCGTCTCAAATACTTGTTTTAATGTTATTAGCATGCGCTGTTTTTACTGGAGTCGCATCTTTTATATACGAAATTGTTTGGATAAGAATGCTAAGTCTTGTCCTTGGGTCATCAACCCACGCTTTTGAACTCATGCTAAGCGCATTCATACTGGGGCTTGCAATTGGAGCATTCTGGATCAAAAGTAAAATCGGTCAATTAAAAAATCCGTTAATAACGCTCGGCATTATACAGATATTAATGGGCCTTTTAGCTTTGTCAACACTAATGGTCTACAGTCAGACGTTTTATTTAATGGAGTATATGTTTAATGCTCTCAGGCCGACCAATCAGGGTTATTTGCTGTATACTTTATTCAGCCATGGTATTTGCTTATTAGTTATGTTGCCAGCGACGATCTGTGCAGGAATGACGTTGCCTATTATATCTTATTATTTAATATCAAACAATGCCGGCGAAGGTGCTATAGGAAAAGTTTATGCATTAAATACTGTGGGTGCTATAGGAGGGGTTCTTCTCGCTTATCAATTAATATCATTTTGGGGGGTGAAAAATCTGATCATATTTGGCTCCGGAATAGATATAATAGTTGGTCTGGCGTTGCTCTGGAAAATGATGGCAATAACAAATAGAAAATATTGGAGTTTTATAGCAACAGGAACAATGGCAGTGATTGCATTCAATTTTTTATTTATTCAATTGGACCCCAATAAAATGACATCTGGTGTTTTCAGATGGGGTCACCTTGGTGGTAAAAGGGAAGTTGTTTTCCACAAAGATGGTAAAACAGCATCAATCGATTTAACATTCGCAAATGACAAATATGTCATCCTCACAAATGGGAAACCTGAGGCATCAATATCAACGACTTCGGTTCCTTCAATGGATGAATTCACCCAAGTCTTCAGCGCGGCATTGCCGGCCTCACTTCATTCGGCCCCCAAAAGTGTGGCTGTAATTGGAATGGGATCAGGAATGACAACTAACGTAATATTGAAGGATCCGGGGATTGAGCGTTGCGACATTATTGAAATTGAGCCAGCTATGGTTGAAGCTGCTAGCCTACTAAACAATCTCACCAATACTGAAATTGAAGATTCACGCATAAATATTGTTGTTGAAGATGCCAGGACATTTTTTTCCTACAAGAAAAATAAATACGACCTCATTATTTCAGAACCTTCCAATCCATGGGTTAGTGGAGTCTCGAACCTTTTCACTAAGGAATTTTACCACTTGATCAAAAAATCAGTCAATGAAGATGGATTGTTCATTCAATGGATGCATTTATATGAAATGAATATTTATCTTCTCCTAACCGTAATTGATGCGGTCTCTCTGAACTTTAATGATTACGCCGTCTATACTGTTCAGGGAGACATTCTGATTGTTGCAAATACTAATGGGAAATTGCCAGAACCTTCTGAAAGAATCTTCACCATCCCTGAATTGGACTCAACGCTAACTCGTTGCGGTTTCAATTCTATCCAAGATTTAAGATTAGCTAAACTTGGTACAAGGGAAATCTTTGATAGCTTACTTGATGCTTACGATGTAATTCCTAACTCTGATTACTTTCCAATTCTTGATTTAAATGCTTCAAAAGCTCTATATTTACGGCAGAACGCAAATGAATTAATGTTTTTACGCACAATCAATCTGCCAATCATTCCAGTACTTGAAGGAGCATTCAATACATCTGAGGATTTATCTAATACAGATAAGCTTTCTATCGTAAGGAACGATAGATCTCCGATACGTCGTAACGCCTTTACAGCAAAGGAAATTTATGATTATTTTGCAGCATCAAAAAATGGTTCGATTCTGCCTAAAATCAATGCTAGCAATTTAAAAATGATAGAATCTGTATCTTCGGCCAACTACCGGTGTGATGGGAATTCATTAAACACAATTTGGTTTGAAGCTTTACAGACTCTGGCGGTCAGAACCTTGCCCTATCTCTCATCCAATGAAATGGAAATTATCTTAAACAATATTCAATCCATGAAATGTTTCGATAAATTGTCCGATGAAACCCTACAGTGGTTCAACCTATATACGGCTGTGAGCAGGAATGACTTTAACAATATCTTAAAGTTTTCATCGGAGCTTTTATCAAAAGAGATTGATTCTTCAGTTACTGTCCCACTATCAAGTCACTTTTATTTGCTAACAGCAGCGATGCTTGCCAGTATAGCACTTGATGATAATGAAGGCGCTTTATCTATATTCGAAAAATATAAACCAAGCAACTTTCAATCAATAGTTCTTACGTTATTATCCAATTACGCTATGCAAAAGCATTATTTGTCGGATAGCCAAATACAATCAGACTCTCTCACAACGTTTTAG
- a CDS encoding choice-of-anchor B family protein produces MRKTSLFISTGLLFLGQVLAQEYDSWRMGLVANPQYDYGSDVWGYTDENGHEFAVFGAHNGTVILDVSSNPSHPVETGYIEGANSSWRDLKTHGDYLYVTNEYGGGLDIIDLTDPWHPYLAAQYTGINSAHNLYIADGYAYIVGSDRGAGGIRILDLANPIEPVEVGFWETAYIHDIYVKNDTAYACGINEGDLHILDVSDKSNIKTLKVLDYDNYGCHAAWTTEDSKYIITADEKGGGYVKIWDAHDYDNINLVGEYELGSGKSVHNVFVKGDKLFISYYVFGTRVVDISDPSNPEEVAYFDLYPGSEGLYSGNWGTYPFANSGLIYSTSMSGDGFFILQYPLYVDFAHEPLTDTEDIDGPYDVAVTVAAVENNQLVSGTVMAVSGLNEEFTDTTYLATGEGPDEYVGSLPGYGRDGIYTYYFAVEDMAGRWSTLPYGAPDSRYSFNAGSDVILPVIHRWTELDDQFGRSGSSEVTAVVSDNIGVGEVVVEYSLSPDPSGATHSVSMTFSEGVWSGNISWEDVPWRTVVSYRVRVIDASSQQNEEASSYRSFEILNWTAAGSWETEDLSGWDTGDGWGFAGIGSVGRVIHDSPNGIYEDNANNILAKLDPLNIALYSSVYVSFWHLAFLEEDHDFGYFEVSSDGETWDKITSVTGIGVVNDNIFDLSDYIDDGQLWLRFRLVSDAQNSYGGWFIDDILLMVDTTLTAIAVNHEEDLVPEAFTLEQNYPNPFNAVTTLRFSLPVDADAEIAIFDLLGRKIQTLTQGFQRSGIHEVKWDAADSAGNPVPSGVYIARLSSGNITATRKLILLR; encoded by the coding sequence ATGCGGAAAACTTCCCTTTTCATTTCGACAGGATTACTGTTTCTTGGTCAAGTTCTCGCGCAAGAATATGATTCGTGGCGCATGGGTCTGGTGGCAAATCCCCAGTATGATTATGGCTCCGACGTCTGGGGTTACACCGATGAGAACGGTCACGAATTTGCTGTCTTCGGCGCCCATAATGGGACGGTTATCCTGGACGTCTCATCCAATCCATCCCATCCCGTGGAGACGGGTTACATCGAGGGCGCCAACTCCAGCTGGCGGGACTTGAAGACCCACGGTGACTACCTTTATGTCACCAACGAATACGGCGGCGGCCTCGATATTATCGATCTGACCGACCCGTGGCACCCCTATCTTGCCGCTCAGTATACGGGGATCAATTCGGCTCACAATCTCTACATTGCTGATGGGTATGCCTACATTGTTGGTTCGGACAGAGGTGCCGGGGGGATCCGAATCCTCGATCTGGCCAATCCTATCGAACCTGTAGAAGTAGGATTCTGGGAGACGGCATACATTCACGATATATATGTCAAGAACGACACTGCCTATGCTTGCGGTATTAATGAAGGCGACCTCCACATTCTCGATGTGTCCGACAAGAGTAATATCAAAACGCTGAAAGTCCTCGACTACGACAACTATGGCTGTCATGCTGCCTGGACGACGGAAGATTCCAAGTACATCATTACGGCGGACGAAAAGGGCGGGGGGTACGTAAAAATCTGGGATGCCCACGATTATGACAACATCAACCTGGTGGGCGAATATGAACTAGGCAGCGGAAAGTCAGTACATAATGTATTCGTGAAGGGGGACAAGCTTTTCATTTCATACTACGTTTTCGGCACGCGCGTGGTTGATATTTCTGATCCTTCCAATCCTGAGGAGGTTGCCTATTTCGACCTGTATCCTGGGAGTGAAGGGCTCTACTCAGGCAACTGGGGCACCTATCCATTCGCCAATTCCGGACTCATCTATTCCACCTCCATGTCGGGAGATGGATTCTTCATTCTGCAGTATCCGCTCTATGTTGATTTTGCTCACGAACCGCTGACCGATACCGAAGATATTGACGGTCCCTACGACGTAGCTGTTACCGTTGCCGCGGTGGAGAACAATCAGTTGGTCTCCGGGACGGTCATGGCGGTTTCGGGATTGAATGAAGAATTCACCGATACCACTTATCTGGCCACAGGTGAGGGCCCCGATGAATATGTCGGTAGTTTACCGGGGTACGGCCGCGACGGAATCTATACCTATTATTTTGCTGTGGAGGATATGGCGGGCCGCTGGTCAACGCTGCCCTACGGCGCTCCCGATTCGCGCTACTCGTTCAACGCGGGATCCGATGTCATCCTGCCGGTGATTCACAGATGGACGGAACTCGACGATCAGTTCGGACGCAGCGGCTCATCAGAAGTGACGGCTGTGGTGAGCGATAACATCGGCGTGGGTGAAGTCGTGGTGGAATACTCTCTGTCACCTGATCCGTCCGGCGCCACCCACAGTGTCAGTATGACGTTCAGCGAAGGCGTCTGGTCCGGCAACATCAGCTGGGAAGACGTCCCCTGGCGAACTGTGGTCTCCTATCGCGTGCGTGTCATCGATGCTTCCAGTCAGCAAAACGAAGAGGCATCTTCTTACCGCTCTTTCGAGATCCTCAACTGGACCGCCGCCGGCTCGTGGGAGACAGAGGATCTCTCCGGCTGGGATACGGGCGACGGCTGGGGATTTGCCGGCATAGGCTCAGTAGGGAGAGTGATCCACGACTCACCCAACGGCATATATGAGGACAACGCAAACAACATCCTGGCTAAGCTTGACCCTTTAAACATTGCTTTATATTCATCCGTCTATGTTTCATTCTGGCATTTGGCTTTTCTCGAAGAGGATCACGACTTCGGCTACTTTGAGGTCTCTTCCGATGGTGAGACGTGGGATAAGATTACTTCGGTGACAGGCATAGGAGTTGTAAACGACAATATCTTTGATCTTTCCGATTACATCGATGATGGACAGTTGTGGCTCAGATTCAGGTTAGTGTCTGATGCGCAAAACAGTTACGGAGGTTGGTTCATCGATGATATACTCCTCATGGTAGACACTACGCTGACAGCCATAGCAGTGAACCATGAGGAAGACCTCGTTCCAGAAGCATTCACCCTTGAACAGAACTATCCGAATCCTTTCAATGCCGTTACCACCCTCCGGTTCTCTTTGCCAGTGGATGCCGATGCCGAAATCGCAATCTTCGACCTCCTGGGCCGGAAGATCCAGACTCTCACTCAGGGGTTTCAACGATCGGGAATCCATGAAGTGAAGTGGGATGCTGCCGACTCCGCTGGTAATCCGGTCCCTTCCGGTGTCTACATCGCCCGCCTCTCGTCAGGAAACATTACTGCTACCCGCAAGCTGATCCTTCTTCGCTGA